In Leifsonia sp. ZF2019, a genomic segment contains:
- a CDS encoding NlpC/P60 family protein, translating to MGAVTASIGIVTPAQAVDYPSWNDVQQAKSNVANQQAMIDNITSLIGTLQSGVDAARVESAKAAEAYLQAKIALDSATAKEADLQKQATDAAAKAKTSQMRAGLLASHLAKSAGGDMTSQLMLNGGGSGDNADKLLFQLGTMSKLTEQSKAVYEQATKDKNAAESLKAQATSAKSARQELASQADTALAAANAAQVKAQAALATQESKSTELVAQLAALKNTSSTVEAAYLQGEQLKAQQEAARKAAEQAPPPASSGGGSSSGGGGSSSGGGSSSGGGGPVAPPDGNVVDTAIAYARSQLGKPYQLGGAGPSTWDCSGLTMKAYAYAGVYIGSHSVNNQYYTAQGRGQLVSYSAKQPGDLIFWGSGPGDFYHVGIYIGGGQMIAAPTEGDVVKIQSVWGSPWYQVARPSA from the coding sequence ATGGGAGCGGTCACCGCCTCCATCGGCATCGTGACCCCCGCACAGGCGGTCGACTACCCGTCGTGGAACGACGTGCAGCAGGCCAAGTCGAACGTCGCGAACCAGCAGGCGATGATCGACAACATCACGTCGCTGATCGGCACCCTCCAGTCGGGGGTCGACGCCGCACGCGTCGAGTCCGCCAAGGCCGCCGAGGCGTACCTGCAGGCCAAGATCGCGCTCGACTCCGCGACCGCCAAGGAGGCGGACCTGCAGAAGCAGGCGACGGATGCGGCCGCCAAGGCGAAGACCTCGCAGATGCGCGCGGGACTCCTGGCCTCCCACCTGGCGAAGTCCGCGGGCGGCGATATGACCAGCCAGCTCATGCTCAACGGCGGAGGCTCGGGCGACAACGCCGACAAGCTCCTCTTCCAGCTCGGCACGATGAGCAAGCTCACGGAGCAGTCCAAGGCCGTGTACGAGCAGGCGACCAAGGACAAGAACGCCGCCGAATCGCTGAAGGCGCAGGCCACGTCCGCCAAGTCGGCCCGGCAGGAGCTCGCCTCGCAAGCCGACACGGCCCTCGCTGCCGCGAACGCCGCCCAGGTCAAGGCGCAGGCCGCGCTGGCCACGCAGGAGAGCAAGTCGACCGAGCTCGTCGCCCAGCTCGCCGCCCTGAAGAACACGTCGTCCACCGTCGAGGCCGCCTACCTCCAGGGCGAGCAGCTCAAGGCCCAGCAGGAGGCGGCGCGCAAAGCCGCGGAGCAGGCCCCGCCTCCGGCGAGCTCCGGCGGCGGATCGTCGTCCGGCGGCGGCGGGTCGTCCTCGGGCGGCGGATCGTCCTCGGGCGGTGGCGGCCCGGTCGCGCCCCCCGACGGCAACGTCGTCGACACGGCCATCGCCTACGCGCGCTCGCAGCTCGGCAAGCCCTACCAGCTCGGCGGCGCCGGTCCGAGCACGTGGGACTGCTCCGGCTTGACGATGAAGGCCTACGCCTACGCGGGCGTCTACATCGGCTCGCACTCGGTGAACAACCAGTACTACACGGCCCAGGGCAGGGGCCAGCTCGTCTCGTACAGTGCCAAGCAGCCGGGCGACCTCATCTTCTGGGGCAGCGGCCCGGGTGACTTCTACCACGTCGGCATCTACATCGGCGGCGGACAGATGATCGCTGCGCCCACCGAGGGCGACGTCGTGAAGATCCAGTCCGTCTGGGGCTCGCCCTGGTACCAGGTGGCGCGTCCCTCGGCCTGA
- a CDS encoding murein hydrolase activator EnvC family protein yields the protein MLRTGIAALIVAAVAAAGSVAPAYADDYPSWQDVQNAKANESTASAQVDKITNLIAQLKGEVATTQAEAEKRGAELQVAEAKFDDANMRAQELDKQAAESQQKADAASAQAGKLAAQLYRTGGRNLTANLFLSGNGASSKSPDKLLSDLGSMSKLVEQSNKVYSDAKAAQNTADSLSAQAEVAKAEREKLQIAAQAAMEAAIAAAKAAQDKLAEQQKQIVVMQAQLAALKDATAKTVQGYEAGVAAAAAAAAARGSGGLPGGYVGPQGWAVPAAGPITDGFGSRPSPGGVGSTYHQGIDIGAGCGSPIYAAYGGTVIYAGYYGSYGNFVLIDNGGGIKTGYAHIRDGGIMVGIGQGVGAGQPIARVGTTGASTGCHLHFEVRINDVKIDGIPFMRDRQAPLG from the coding sequence GTGCTGCGCACCGGGATCGCCGCCCTGATCGTTGCAGCCGTCGCCGCGGCCGGCTCCGTCGCCCCGGCCTACGCCGACGACTACCCGAGCTGGCAGGACGTCCAGAACGCCAAGGCCAACGAGTCGACGGCATCCGCCCAGGTCGACAAGATCACCAACCTGATCGCGCAGCTGAAGGGCGAGGTCGCCACCACGCAGGCCGAGGCCGAGAAGCGTGGCGCCGAGCTGCAGGTCGCCGAGGCCAAGTTCGACGACGCCAACATGCGGGCGCAGGAGCTCGACAAGCAGGCGGCGGAGAGCCAGCAGAAGGCCGACGCCGCGAGCGCCCAGGCGGGCAAGCTGGCGGCGCAGCTCTACCGCACGGGCGGCCGCAACCTGACTGCCAATCTCTTCCTGAGCGGCAACGGCGCCTCGTCGAAGAGCCCGGACAAGCTCCTCTCCGACCTCGGCAGCATGTCGAAGCTCGTCGAGCAGTCGAACAAGGTCTACAGCGACGCGAAGGCGGCGCAGAACACGGCGGACTCGCTCTCTGCGCAGGCGGAGGTCGCCAAGGCGGAGCGCGAGAAGCTGCAGATCGCCGCGCAGGCCGCGATGGAGGCCGCGATCGCCGCGGCGAAGGCCGCGCAGGACAAGCTCGCCGAGCAGCAGAAGCAGATCGTCGTGATGCAGGCGCAGCTGGCCGCGCTCAAGGACGCCACGGCGAAGACGGTGCAGGGATACGAGGCCGGGGTCGCCGCTGCGGCCGCTGCGGCCGCCGCGCGTGGTTCCGGCGGACTCCCGGGCGGCTACGTGGGACCGCAGGGGTGGGCGGTCCCCGCGGCCGGCCCGATCACCGACGGCTTCGGCTCGCGGCCGTCGCCCGGCGGCGTCGGCAGTACCTACCACCAGGGCATCGACATCGGCGCCGGCTGCGGCTCGCCGATCTACGCCGCCTACGGCGGCACCGTGATCTACGCGGGCTACTACGGCTCGTACGGCAACTTCGTGCTGATCGACAACGGCGGCGGCATCAAGACCGGTTACGCGCACATCCGCGACGGCGGCATCATGGTCGGCATCGGCCAGGGTGTGGGCGCCGGGCAGCCGATCGCCCGCGTCGGAACGACCGGAGCCTCCACAGGGTGCCACCTCCACTTCGAGGTGCGCATCAACGACGTGAAGATCGACGGCATCCCGTTCATGAGAGACAGGCAGGCCCCCCTTGGCTGA
- a CDS encoding Gfo/Idh/MocA family protein, whose translation MSGLSMGAMHPRVLIVGAGLRGRMFAHVVATEPQAELVGFVDPALPQGATAIIDGQPFPVWRSIADAYAEADPNSAIIATPDFLHADAVTELVNRGAALMLEKPVATTPEDTARIDDAVARAGVYCMVAFENRWNTPFLTIRQSVEAGQTGAPIFQAARLSNTYSVPQRMLSWAAKSSPLWFLMPHTVDLVQWIGGADIRTVFARGTRGVLAGRGIDTWDVVHVLAELTDGSTASLTSAWVLPESHPAPVDFTYELVGTQGSALTDIGRSGVQVFQDRHTTVGMLGGAFDGIDSGAPAWMTRRYLADLRSGRSPETPLAAGIQVNRVLFAVERSLRSGASEVVT comes from the coding sequence ATGAGCGGACTGTCCATGGGTGCGATGCACCCCCGGGTGCTGATCGTCGGTGCGGGGCTGCGCGGCCGCATGTTCGCCCATGTCGTCGCGACGGAGCCGCAGGCCGAGCTGGTCGGATTCGTCGACCCCGCTCTGCCGCAGGGGGCGACTGCGATCATCGACGGGCAGCCGTTCCCGGTGTGGCGGAGCATCGCAGACGCGTACGCGGAGGCCGACCCGAACTCCGCGATCATCGCCACACCCGATTTCCTTCACGCCGATGCCGTGACGGAGCTGGTGAACCGCGGCGCTGCACTCATGCTCGAAAAGCCGGTGGCGACCACGCCGGAGGACACCGCACGGATCGACGACGCGGTCGCGCGGGCGGGCGTCTACTGCATGGTGGCCTTCGAGAACCGCTGGAACACTCCGTTCCTCACGATCCGCCAGAGCGTGGAGGCCGGCCAGACCGGGGCGCCGATCTTCCAGGCCGCCCGGCTGAGCAACACCTACTCGGTGCCGCAGCGCATGCTCTCCTGGGCCGCGAAGAGCTCGCCGTTGTGGTTCCTCATGCCCCACACGGTCGACCTCGTCCAGTGGATCGGCGGCGCAGACATCCGCACGGTCTTCGCACGGGGCACCCGGGGCGTCCTGGCCGGTCGCGGAATCGACACCTGGGATGTCGTCCACGTGCTGGCCGAGCTGACCGACGGTTCCACCGCCTCCCTCACCTCGGCGTGGGTCCTGCCGGAGAGCCACCCGGCGCCCGTGGATTTCACCTACGAGCTCGTCGGAACGCAGGGCTCCGCCCTGACCGACATCGGGCGCAGCGGAGTGCAGGTCTTCCAGGACCGCCACACGACTGTCGGCATGCTCGGCGGGGCATTCGACGGCATCGACAGCGGGGCGCCCGCCTGGATGACGCGACGGTATCTCGCCGACCTGAGGTCGGGGCGCAGCCCGGAGACTCCCCTCGCGGCCGGCATCCAGGTCAACAGGGTGCTGTTCGCCGTCGAGCGGTCGCTTCGGTCCGGCGCGAGCGAAGTCGTCACCTGA
- the murQ gene encoding N-acetylmuramic acid 6-phosphate etherase, translating into MSRLTDLTGRPRDVLHRELDALTTEIVASDLGDLDTFETSRLLSLMNENDSEVPAAVRQVLPQVAAAIDDIAARMRAGGRLIYVGAGTAGRLGVVDASECPPTFDVDPSRVVGVIAGGEAAIRTAVEDAEDDRDGGAAAMAAIDVTPLDSVVGLSASGRTPFVSGALEFARSAGALTVAVACNRDSAIGRGADHVIEVVVGPEFIAGSTRLKAGTAQKLVLNMISTVTMVRLGKTYGNIMVDLRATNEKLRVRAERIVMFITGCTADEAAAALEGGGGSVQVAVLMLLRDLSPEDAAELVESSDSLRTALAGA; encoded by the coding sequence GTGTCTAGACTGACCGACCTCACCGGACGCCCACGCGACGTCCTGCACCGCGAGCTGGACGCACTGACGACCGAGATCGTGGCGTCCGACCTGGGCGACCTCGACACTTTCGAGACCTCGCGACTGCTCTCGCTCATGAACGAGAACGACAGCGAGGTGCCCGCAGCCGTGCGCCAGGTGCTCCCCCAGGTCGCGGCGGCCATCGACGACATCGCCGCGCGGATGCGGGCCGGCGGGCGGCTGATCTATGTCGGCGCCGGAACGGCGGGGCGGCTGGGGGTCGTCGATGCCAGCGAGTGCCCGCCCACGTTCGATGTCGACCCGTCCCGCGTCGTGGGCGTCATCGCCGGAGGGGAGGCCGCCATCCGCACGGCCGTCGAGGACGCGGAAGACGATCGCGACGGCGGCGCCGCGGCGATGGCGGCCATCGACGTGACACCGCTCGACTCGGTCGTGGGCCTCTCCGCCTCCGGCCGCACTCCCTTCGTCTCCGGTGCGCTGGAGTTCGCACGGTCGGCGGGAGCGCTGACCGTCGCGGTCGCGTGCAACCGGGATTCGGCGATCGGGCGCGGGGCGGACCACGTCATCGAGGTCGTGGTGGGTCCGGAGTTCATCGCCGGATCGACGCGCCTGAAAGCCGGGACCGCTCAGAAGCTGGTCCTCAACATGATCTCCACCGTGACGATGGTCCGGCTGGGCAAGACCTACGGCAACATCATGGTCGACCTCCGCGCGACGAACGAGAAGCTGCGTGTGCGCGCCGAGCGCATCGTGATGTTCATCACCGGATGCACCGCAGACGAGGCGGCCGCGGCGCTCGAGGGCGGAGGCGGCTCGGTACAGGTCGCGGTCCTCATGCTCCTGCGCGACCTCAGCCCGGAGGATGCGGCGGAGCTCGTCGAGTCCAGCGACAGCCTGCGTACGGCGCTCGCCGGCGCGTGA
- a CDS encoding MurR/RpiR family transcriptional regulator: protein MALSDNVTSVLTVSIQTSIQSHVDSFPPTMRRVADVILERPQIVMENTISELARACDTSEASIVRFCRALGFTGYPQLKLQLAAELAKESAEFGGNGDGAYGADISPSDTLAEMVAKIAGSEILGIRETADSLDIKVLQRVIRKLERAKRVVLFGVGASNAGAQDLAQKLLRIGHVALAFHDAHDALVSAALVEQGDVAIGFSHNGRTRETMAFLSAARRNGAHTVAVTNVPDSPLAEQAESVLRTAVRETTFRSGAMASRIAQLTIIDYLFVGVARGRYDRTVQALKSTYEIVKELRDDS from the coding sequence GTGGCACTGAGCGACAACGTCACTAGTGTTCTCACCGTGAGTATTCAGACGAGCATCCAGTCTCACGTCGACTCGTTCCCGCCCACCATGCGACGCGTGGCGGATGTCATCCTCGAGCGCCCGCAGATCGTGATGGAGAACACGATCAGCGAGCTCGCGCGGGCCTGCGACACCTCCGAGGCGTCCATCGTGCGATTCTGCCGAGCCCTGGGCTTCACGGGCTATCCGCAGCTCAAGCTCCAGCTGGCGGCCGAACTGGCCAAAGAGTCAGCGGAGTTCGGCGGCAACGGAGACGGAGCCTACGGGGCGGACATCAGCCCGTCGGACACCCTCGCGGAGATGGTCGCCAAGATCGCCGGCAGCGAGATCCTCGGCATCCGGGAGACAGCGGACAGTCTCGACATCAAGGTCCTCCAACGGGTGATCCGCAAACTGGAGCGGGCGAAGCGCGTGGTGCTGTTCGGTGTCGGCGCGAGCAACGCCGGCGCACAGGATCTCGCACAGAAGCTGCTCAGGATCGGGCACGTCGCGCTCGCCTTCCATGACGCCCACGATGCCCTGGTCTCCGCCGCGCTCGTGGAGCAGGGCGACGTGGCGATCGGCTTCTCCCACAACGGGCGCACCCGCGAGACCATGGCCTTCCTGAGTGCGGCTCGACGCAATGGTGCACACACGGTCGCCGTCACGAACGTCCCGGACTCGCCGCTCGCCGAGCAGGCGGAGAGCGTCCTGCGCACAGCCGTGCGCGAGACGACCTTCCGCTCCGGCGCGATGGCCAGCAGGATCGCCCAGCTCACGATCATCGACTACTTGTTCGTCGGGGTGGCCCGTGGTCGCTACGACCGCACCGTTCAGGCGCTCAAGAGCACGTACGAAATCGTCAAGGAACTCCGCGACGACAGCTGA
- a CDS encoding exo-beta-N-acetylmuramidase NamZ family protein, whose product MTRTRTGAERAADDIRLLGDGRIGLLTNFTGTMPDLGRTSDALVSAGAPISVLFGPEHGLNGSVQAGETESESHDPRTDLPIVETYLKSGAELDRVFQESGVSTVVFDMQDLGVRYYTYIWTLYDALESAARTGMRFVVLDRPNPLGGLRAEGPGLPDAAFSSFVGRSDINQRHGLTAGELARLFASRDLAGRGLTVDLHVVEAEGWNPGGGFDSTGLPWVPPSPNMPTLDTAFAFCGTGIFEGTNVSEGRGTTRPFEMLGAPYIDGRLATRLRESDVAGVLFRDVWFAPTFHKYAGSTVRGVQLHVTDRDAFRPVATGLAVLDAIAELYPDEFRFLPPGERLDGPDRRHAIDLLWGSDELRRTVESGLPASGLVGPAAHVTELYGPDVLLYPRVSAV is encoded by the coding sequence ATGACCCGCACCAGGACGGGCGCGGAGCGCGCCGCTGACGACATCCGACTGCTCGGCGACGGCAGGATCGGGCTCCTGACGAACTTCACCGGGACGATGCCGGACCTGGGCCGCACGTCGGACGCGCTGGTCTCGGCAGGTGCTCCGATCAGCGTTCTGTTCGGTCCGGAGCACGGTCTGAACGGATCGGTGCAGGCGGGAGAGACCGAGTCCGAGTCGCACGATCCGCGCACCGACCTCCCGATCGTCGAGACCTATCTGAAGTCCGGAGCCGAGCTCGACCGAGTGTTCCAGGAGTCGGGCGTCTCCACCGTCGTCTTCGACATGCAAGACCTCGGCGTCCGCTATTACACGTACATCTGGACTCTCTACGACGCTCTGGAGAGCGCCGCGCGGACAGGGATGCGCTTCGTCGTCCTCGATCGTCCGAACCCGCTCGGCGGCCTTCGCGCGGAGGGTCCCGGCCTTCCTGATGCCGCGTTCTCGAGCTTCGTCGGTCGCAGCGACATCAACCAGCGCCACGGGCTGACGGCAGGAGAACTCGCGCGGCTGTTCGCGTCCCGGGACCTCGCCGGCCGCGGTCTGACGGTGGACCTGCACGTGGTGGAGGCCGAAGGGTGGAATCCGGGCGGCGGCTTCGACAGCACCGGACTGCCGTGGGTGCCGCCGTCGCCGAACATGCCGACCCTCGACACGGCGTTCGCGTTCTGCGGCACCGGCATCTTCGAGGGAACGAACGTGAGCGAGGGGCGCGGGACCACGCGCCCGTTCGAAATGCTGGGCGCTCCCTACATCGACGGCCGCCTTGCGACCCGGCTCCGCGAGTCGGACGTGGCCGGGGTCCTGTTCCGCGACGTGTGGTTCGCGCCGACGTTCCACAAGTACGCCGGCTCGACGGTGCGCGGCGTACAGCTGCACGTGACCGACCGCGACGCGTTCCGTCCGGTCGCGACGGGGCTGGCGGTCCTCGATGCGATCGCCGAGCTGTATCCGGACGAGTTCCGGTTCCTGCCGCCGGGAGAGCGTCTGGACGGGCCGGATCGCCGGCACGCCATCGATCTGCTCTGGGGTTCCGACGAGTTGCGCAGGACGGTGGAGTCGGGGCTGCCGGCGAGCGGGCTCGTCGGCCCGGCCGCTCACGTGACAGAGCTCTACGGGCCCGACGTGCTGCTCTATCCACGTGTTTCCGCCGTGTAA
- a CDS encoding GNAT family N-acetyltransferase, translating to MLQTTTTPTIRSFRTGDGPRIAEAWTRSAPADGITESRFRDMFLLDRNFDSDGLTIAEQNGEIVGAAYGVRRLIAADGADLERGSGWIPFFFVVPEARRSGIGTTLLRRTMGWLAEQGATTAYFSSYTPNYFLPGLDGERYPDAQRLLASLGFTTQYESVAMDRTLNDYAMPERIRERADALVAAGWRFGSPTGDDLPELIRIAGTRFNPDWARGIREGVLGGLPLERIITVRDPQGRMLGWAMHGTYENVLERFGPFGVLPESRGTGLGEILLHLTLERMRALGAHSAWFLWTEETSPAGHLYLKTGFSVTRTFAILHAPLAG from the coding sequence ATGCTGCAGACCACTACGACACCCACGATCCGTTCGTTCCGCACCGGCGACGGTCCCCGGATCGCCGAGGCCTGGACGCGTTCGGCGCCCGCCGACGGGATCACCGAGTCGCGGTTCCGCGACATGTTCCTGCTGGACAGGAACTTCGACTCCGACGGCCTGACGATCGCCGAGCAGAACGGCGAGATCGTCGGAGCCGCGTACGGCGTCCGCCGGCTGATCGCGGCCGACGGCGCGGACCTCGAGCGGGGCTCGGGCTGGATCCCGTTCTTCTTCGTCGTGCCGGAGGCGCGTCGCTCGGGGATCGGCACGACGTTGCTCCGGCGCACGATGGGCTGGCTCGCGGAACAGGGCGCGACGACGGCGTATTTCTCGTCGTACACCCCCAACTACTTCCTCCCCGGCCTCGATGGCGAGCGCTACCCCGACGCGCAGCGGCTCCTCGCCTCGCTCGGCTTCACGACGCAGTACGAGTCGGTCGCCATGGACCGGACCTTGAACGACTACGCGATGCCGGAGCGCATCCGGGAGCGGGCCGATGCACTGGTCGCTGCCGGATGGCGCTTCGGGTCGCCGACCGGGGATGACCTGCCGGAGCTGATCCGCATCGCAGGCACCCGGTTCAACCCCGACTGGGCGCGCGGCATCCGCGAGGGTGTGCTGGGCGGCCTGCCGCTGGAACGGATCATCACGGTCCGCGACCCGCAGGGCAGGATGCTCGGCTGGGCGATGCACGGCACGTACGAGAACGTGCTCGAGCGCTTCGGCCCGTTCGGTGTCCTTCCCGAGAGCCGGGGGACCGGCCTCGGTGAGATCCTCCTCCACCTCACGCTGGAACGGATGCGGGCGCTCGGCGCGCACAGCGCCTGGTTCCTGTGGACGGAGGAGACCTCGCCCGCCGGCCACCTGTACCTCAAGACCGGCTTCAGCGTCACCCGCACCTTCGCGATCCTGCACGCGCCGCTCGCTGGCTGA
- a CDS encoding extracellular solute-binding protein, whose translation MRTAPSRRRLVTAAAVAAATALVMTGCSGGSSGDDNGKVTLTFLSHYGDEPMKSGISTLIDQWNSEHPDIQVKQQTVKFDDLLTTLNVRQTGGRGADILSSYALWGGQLAANNVLDKPPADVAEDIKTNYSSAAAAAVTGGNGQVFGYPTEFNTYVLYYNKKILAEAGYDSAPTDWAQLKEVAEKTTKKDSSGNYQVEGLSLIQDGDNQTAHPFLSLLDAAGGKFLKPDGSSALDSTAKATMELESELAKNGSTTTSIMPTKAFPANQVAMAIQASWWIGSLKNQMKDEYKNVGTAPVPGPKAGEQGSLAYAFFTGVNAGSKHKEQAWQFLTWFNSHKNKEGVTEMGDFLASNGLIPPRKADADILGPKLQAADPNLKPIYEAAGYAMAESNAANAYKAKTSLHNALDQILVNNAPVNQTFNDLVAEINRK comes from the coding sequence ATGAGAACAGCACCGTCCCGCCGCCGGCTCGTCACCGCCGCGGCCGTCGCCGCGGCGACCGCACTCGTCATGACCGGCTGCAGCGGAGGCTCCAGCGGCGACGACAACGGGAAGGTCACCCTGACCTTCCTCAGCCACTACGGCGACGAGCCCATGAAGAGCGGCATCAGCACGCTCATCGACCAGTGGAACTCGGAGCATCCCGACATCCAGGTCAAGCAGCAGACCGTCAAGTTCGACGACCTGCTCACGACCCTCAACGTCCGCCAGACCGGCGGGCGCGGCGCGGACATCCTGAGCTCGTACGCGCTCTGGGGCGGTCAGCTGGCGGCCAACAACGTGCTGGACAAGCCGCCGGCGGACGTCGCCGAGGACATCAAGACGAACTACAGCTCTGCGGCCGCCGCGGCCGTGACCGGCGGCAACGGCCAGGTCTTCGGATACCCCACCGAGTTCAACACGTACGTCTTGTACTACAACAAGAAGATCCTCGCCGAGGCCGGGTACGACTCCGCGCCGACGGATTGGGCCCAGCTCAAGGAGGTGGCCGAGAAGACGACGAAGAAGGACTCCTCCGGCAACTACCAGGTCGAGGGCCTGTCGCTCATCCAGGACGGCGACAACCAGACCGCGCACCCCTTCCTCTCGCTGCTCGACGCGGCGGGCGGGAAGTTCCTGAAGCCGGACGGCAGCTCCGCCCTCGACAGCACGGCGAAGGCGACCATGGAGCTGGAGTCGGAGCTGGCCAAGAACGGCTCGACGACGACCTCGATCATGCCGACCAAGGCGTTCCCGGCGAACCAGGTGGCGATGGCCATCCAAGCGAGCTGGTGGATCGGCAGCCTCAAGAACCAGATGAAGGACGAGTACAAGAACGTCGGCACGGCGCCCGTCCCCGGCCCGAAGGCCGGCGAGCAGGGCTCACTCGCCTACGCGTTCTTCACCGGTGTGAACGCCGGGAGCAAGCACAAGGAGCAGGCTTGGCAGTTCCTGACCTGGTTCAACTCCCACAAGAACAAGGAGGGGGTGACCGAGATGGGCGACTTCCTCGCCTCGAACGGTCTGATCCCGCCGCGCAAGGCCGACGCCGACATCCTCGGCCCGAAGCTCCAGGCGGCCGACCCCAACCTCAAGCCGATCTACGAGGCGGCCGGCTACGCGATGGCCGAGTCGAACGCGGCGAACGCCTACAAAGCGAAGACGTCTCTCCACAACGCCCTCGATCAGATCCTCGTGAACAACGCACCGGTCAACCAGACGTTCAACGACCTGGTCGCCGAGATCAACCGCAAGTAA
- a CDS encoding carbohydrate ABC transporter permease: MTGTVATPTREAVSELEAPRPRTTTRSRRFRREGRAGYLFLAPSLLFFLVFLILPSFFAIFLSLSKWGGYDLTQIHFIGVQNYTDILNFNSTFVSPILVNTLVFAALSVVLAVAGSLIVAQCIERLKFQGFWRFLYFLPVVATVVAIGNVWKMMYQPSGLINGLLNALHINSIGFLSDPKIALPSVAVVQAWASIGAAVLILTAGIKAIDRSVYEAAELDGANSWKTFWGITLPLLRPSLVFVFITQVIAGLQSFALIIVMTKDGGPVNSTNVAAFEMYQQAFKFGAWGTASAMAMVLFVIIFIITLIQLWVSRRAGDDD; the protein is encoded by the coding sequence ATGACCGGCACAGTCGCGACCCCCACCCGTGAAGCGGTGAGCGAGCTCGAGGCACCCAGGCCACGGACCACGACGAGAAGTCGCCGCTTCCGCAGGGAGGGGCGTGCGGGATACCTGTTCCTCGCACCGTCGCTCCTGTTCTTCCTGGTCTTCCTGATCCTTCCGTCGTTCTTCGCGATCTTCCTGTCGCTCTCGAAGTGGGGCGGGTACGACCTCACGCAGATCCACTTCATCGGAGTCCAGAACTACACCGACATCCTCAACTTCAACAGCACCTTCGTCTCGCCGATCCTGGTGAACACGCTGGTGTTCGCGGCGCTGTCGGTCGTGCTCGCCGTCGCCGGATCGCTGATCGTCGCGCAGTGCATCGAGCGGCTCAAGTTCCAGGGGTTCTGGCGCTTCCTCTACTTCCTCCCCGTCGTGGCCACCGTGGTGGCGATCGGCAACGTGTGGAAGATGATGTACCAGCCGTCCGGCCTCATCAACGGCCTGCTCAACGCGCTGCACATCAACTCGATCGGCTTCCTGTCCGATCCCAAGATCGCGCTGCCGTCGGTCGCCGTGGTGCAGGCGTGGGCATCCATCGGCGCGGCGGTGCTCATCCTGACCGCCGGCATCAAGGCGATCGACCGCAGCGTCTACGAAGCGGCCGAGCTCGACGGCGCGAACAGCTGGAAGACGTTCTGGGGCATCACGCTGCCGCTGCTGCGCCCCTCCCTCGTGTTCGTCTTCATCACGCAGGTCATCGCCGGCCTGCAGTCGTTCGCCCTCATCATCGTGATGACCAAGGACGGCGGCCCGGTCAACTCCACGAACGTCGCAGCCTTCGAGATGTACCAGCAGGCCTTCAAGTTCGGCGCCTGGGGGACGGCGAGCGCGATGGCCATGGTGCTGTTCGTGATCATCTTCATCATCACCCTGATCCAGCTCTGGGTCAGCCGACGAGCGGGAGACGACGACTGA
- a CDS encoding carbohydrate ABC transporter permease, translating to MRLRNKRVRTPWFSYLVVTIGGVAMALPFFDMVSSSFKGSGEYGILPYHFLPQEFTWGNYYAAFTELQLGKLFLTSVIVTVAVTASVLITSAMAGYALAKLRFRGREVIFRFILATMMLPPFLLLIPDFLIMLNWPLVGGNNILGQGGDGGMTTNIVSLMLPFLVSGFGIFLMRQFMVGVPNEMLEAARIDGAGEWRLFWSVVLPQAKPVAITLGLITFVGQWNEYIWTSLMASANPDLMTLPVGIQLLQSFIDPNRTMPIVMAGIVISTLPVLILFLFLQKYYVRGVVLSGMK from the coding sequence ATGCGCCTCCGTAACAAACGCGTCCGCACCCCCTGGTTCTCGTACCTCGTCGTGACCATCGGCGGGGTCGCGATGGCCCTGCCGTTCTTCGACATGGTGTCGAGCTCGTTCAAGGGATCGGGAGAGTACGGCATCCTGCCGTATCACTTCCTCCCGCAGGAGTTCACCTGGGGCAACTACTACGCAGCCTTCACCGAGCTGCAGCTGGGCAAGCTCTTCCTGACCAGCGTGATCGTGACCGTCGCGGTCACGGCATCGGTACTGATCACCTCGGCGATGGCCGGCTACGCGCTTGCCAAGCTGCGCTTCCGGGGGCGGGAGGTCATCTTCCGCTTCATCCTCGCCACGATGATGCTCCCGCCGTTCCTGCTGCTGATCCCCGACTTCCTGATCATGCTGAACTGGCCGCTGGTCGGCGGCAACAACATCCTCGGCCAGGGCGGCGACGGCGGTATGACGACCAACATCGTCTCGCTCATGCTCCCGTTCCTGGTCAGCGGTTTCGGCATCTTCCTGATGCGTCAGTTCATGGTGGGCGTCCCGAACGAGATGCTCGAAGCCGCACGGATCGACGGCGCGGGCGAGTGGCGGCTGTTCTGGAGCGTCGTGCTGCCGCAGGCCAAGCCGGTGGCGATCACGCTGGGCCTGATCACCTTCGTCGGCCAGTGGAACGAGTACATCTGGACATCCTTGATGGCCTCGGCGAACCCCGACCTGATGACCCTGCCCGTCGGCATCCAGCTGCTGCAGAGCTTCATCGACCCCAACCGCACGATGCCGATCGTCATGGCCGGGATCGTCATCAGCACCCTGCCCGTGCTGATCCTGTTCCTCTTCCTGCAGAAGTACTACGTCCGTGGCGTGGTGCTGTCCGGCATGAAGTGA